One segment of Triticum aestivum cultivar Chinese Spring unplaced genomic scaffold, IWGSC CS RefSeq v2.1 scaffold196574, whole genome shotgun sequence DNA contains the following:
- the LOC123175505 gene encoding anti-H(O) lectin: MGSSRRSTTTLVLASLLCLYLAPRGAFSLSFSLDYSDAGAGSSIVVAGDALVSPPALQLMKNSRASYRYKVPLWNGAAGEVASFATAFSFRITPDKDKDSPPQQPGGRMAFFLGHHPSVDVPRSSAGGGPAIVTVGFDAFLNHVGIDISSVNSTAPAHTTATWPGKNLTTSSVMEATVKYHNDSRTLAVALLIDGALYQANATVDLSRILPEEVAVGFSAAAFAGMHQIRSWSFGSTLPESKQEASPQPAEPPHLPISSYNHKKIALVLLFLGTITARCVRIGFQFRFKTSPNRVTLAVLA, translated from the coding sequence ATGGGCTCTAGCCGTCGTTCGACCACCACCTTGGTCCTCGCGTCGTTGCTATGCCTCTACCTCGCGCCGCGCGGGGCCTTCTCGCTCTCCTTCAGCCTCGACTACTCCGACGCCGGCGCCGGTTCGTCGATCGTCGTGGCTGGCGACGCACTCGTCAGTCCACCGGCGCTCCAGCTGATGAAAAACAGCCGGGCGTCGTACCGGTACAAAGTGCCGCTGTGGAACGGTGCCGCCGGCGAGGTGGCTAGCTTCGCCACCGCCTTCTCTTTCCGGATCACCCCAGACAAGGACAAGGACAGCCCGCCGCAGCAGCCAGGCGGTAGGATGGCCTTCTTCCTCGGCCACCACCCTTCCGTGGACGTCCCGCGCAGCAGCGCCGGCGGAGGCCCGGCCATCGTGACGGTAGGGTTTGACGCCTTCCTCAACCATGTCGGCATCGACATCAGCTCCGTCAACTCCACGGCGCCCGCGcacacgacggcgacatggcccgGCAAGAACCTCACGACGTCCAGTGTCATGGAGGCCACCGTGAAATACCACAACGACTCCAGGACGCTGGCTGTTGCTCTCCTCATCGATGGTGCCCTGTACCAGGCCAATGCAACCGTTGATCTCAGCAGAATTCTACCGGAGGAGGTCGCGGTTGGCTTCTCCGCCGCCGCCTTTGCCGGGATGCACCAGATACGGTCGTGGTCGTTCGGTTCCACTCTGCCGGAGTCCAAGCAGGAGGCATCTCCTCAGCCTGCTGAACCTCCTCATCTCCCAATCAGCAGCTACAACCACAAGAAGATAGCATTAGTCCTATTATTCCTAGGAACGATCACGGCGAGGTGTGTCCGAATAGGATTTCAGTTTCGATTCAAGACATCACCGAATCGTGTTACCTTGGCTGTCCTAGCCTAG